One part of the Sarcophilus harrisii chromosome 5, mSarHar1.11, whole genome shotgun sequence genome encodes these proteins:
- the PRR5 gene encoding proline-rich protein 5 isoform X2 — protein MSSPSLSDLGKREQAALDERGAQQRQACSNATWNSIHNGVIAVFQKKGLPEHQLFHLNEGVRQLLKTELGSFFTEYLQNQLLTKGMVILRDKIRFYEGQKLLDSLAETWDFFFGDVLPTLQAIFYPVQGKEPSVRQLALLHFRNIITLNIKLEDALSRSRARIPPSIVQMLLVLQGVHESKGITEDYLKLEALIQKVVSPYLGTYGLYSNDGPFTHSSCILEKRFSRRPKAGDTLAKNPVVRSKSYNTPLLTPVAEYEAEGLAAGGAGVRRHSVSEMTSCPEAQDFAALGAALDLGSQGSSLAAEAERSGAQTRPGGPCRQHLEPSPPFRLARAGGSAPSSSPENLVDQILESMDSDSEGIFINFDRGRSKAAGYDMDGGRQSVV, from the exons ATGAGTTCACCCAGCCTCAGTGATCTGGGCAAGAGAGAGCAGGCAGCCTTGGATGAGCGAGGAGCCCAGCAGCGCCAGGCCTGCTCCAACGCCACCTGGAACAG cATCCACAATGGAGTGATTGCTGTGTTCCAGAAGAAGGGCCTTCCGGAGCACCAGCTGTTCCACCTGAACGAAGGAGTCAG GCAGCTGCTGAAAACTGAGCTGGGCTCTTTCTTCACGGAATATCTCCAG AACCAGCTGCTAACCAAAGGCATGGTGATCCTGAGGGACAAGATTCGTTTCTATGAAG GACAGAAGCTTCTAGATTCTTTGGCCGAAACCTGGGATTTCTTTTTCGGGGATGTCTTGCCCACACTCCAAGCCATTTTCTACCCTGTTCAG GGTAAGGAGCCCTCCGTCCGTCAGCTGGCCCTCCTGCACTTTCGGAACATTATCACGCTCAACATTAAGCTGGAAGATGCCCTCTCAAGATCTCGTGCCAGGATCCCCCCCTCCATTGTCCAAATGCTGCTGGTCCTCCAG GGTGTCCATGAATCCAAAGGCATCACAGAAGACTATTTGAAGCTCGAGGCTCTGATCCAGAAGGTGGTCTCCCCTTACCTGGGTACCTATGGCCTCTATTCCAATGACGGACCCTTCACACACTCCTCCTGCATCTTGG AAAAGCGCTTTTCCCGGCGCCCCAAGGCAGGCGACACCCTGGCCAAGAACCCGGTGGTCCGCTCCAAGAGCTACAACACGCCGCTGCTCACGCCGGTGGCCGAGTACGAGGCCGAGGGGCTGGCGGCCGGCGGCGCCGGCGTCCGCAGACACTCCGTCTCCGAGATGACGTCGTGCCCCGAGGCGCAGGACTTCGCGGCCCTCGGCGCCGCCCTTGACCTCGGCTCCCAGGGCTCGTCCCTGGCGGCCGAGGCCGAGCGCTCCGGGGCCCAGACCCGCCCCGGGGGCCCGTGCCGGCAGCACCTTGAGCCCAGCCCGCCCTTCCGCCTGGCCCGGGCCGGAGGCTCGGCCCCGTCCTCCAGCCCCGAGAACCTCGTAGACCAGATCCTGGAATCCATGGATTCCGACTCGGAAGGGATCTTCATAAACTTTGACCGAGGACGCTCGAAGGCCGCGGGCTACGACATGGACGGGGGCAGACAGAGCGTTGTGTGA
- the PRR5 gene encoding proline-rich protein 5 isoform X1, translating into MNSVLGSSPGAAWESRLKFMSSPSLSDLGKREQAALDERGAQQRQACSNATWNSIHNGVIAVFQKKGLPEHQLFHLNEGVRQLLKTELGSFFTEYLQNQLLTKGMVILRDKIRFYEGQKLLDSLAETWDFFFGDVLPTLQAIFYPVQGKEPSVRQLALLHFRNIITLNIKLEDALSRSRARIPPSIVQMLLVLQGVHESKGITEDYLKLEALIQKVVSPYLGTYGLYSNDGPFTHSSCILEKRFSRRPKAGDTLAKNPVVRSKSYNTPLLTPVAEYEAEGLAAGGAGVRRHSVSEMTSCPEAQDFAALGAALDLGSQGSSLAAEAERSGAQTRPGGPCRQHLEPSPPFRLARAGGSAPSSSPENLVDQILESMDSDSEGIFINFDRGRSKAAGYDMDGGRQSVV; encoded by the exons ATGAACAGCGTCTTGGGCTCGAGCCCCGGGGCAGCCTGGGAGAGCAG GTTGAAGTTCATGAGTTCACCCAGCCTCAGTGATCTGGGCAAGAGAGAGCAGGCAGCCTTGGATGAGCGAGGAGCCCAGCAGCGCCAGGCCTGCTCCAACGCCACCTGGAACAG cATCCACAATGGAGTGATTGCTGTGTTCCAGAAGAAGGGCCTTCCGGAGCACCAGCTGTTCCACCTGAACGAAGGAGTCAG GCAGCTGCTGAAAACTGAGCTGGGCTCTTTCTTCACGGAATATCTCCAG AACCAGCTGCTAACCAAAGGCATGGTGATCCTGAGGGACAAGATTCGTTTCTATGAAG GACAGAAGCTTCTAGATTCTTTGGCCGAAACCTGGGATTTCTTTTTCGGGGATGTCTTGCCCACACTCCAAGCCATTTTCTACCCTGTTCAG GGTAAGGAGCCCTCCGTCCGTCAGCTGGCCCTCCTGCACTTTCGGAACATTATCACGCTCAACATTAAGCTGGAAGATGCCCTCTCAAGATCTCGTGCCAGGATCCCCCCCTCCATTGTCCAAATGCTGCTGGTCCTCCAG GGTGTCCATGAATCCAAAGGCATCACAGAAGACTATTTGAAGCTCGAGGCTCTGATCCAGAAGGTGGTCTCCCCTTACCTGGGTACCTATGGCCTCTATTCCAATGACGGACCCTTCACACACTCCTCCTGCATCTTGG AAAAGCGCTTTTCCCGGCGCCCCAAGGCAGGCGACACCCTGGCCAAGAACCCGGTGGTCCGCTCCAAGAGCTACAACACGCCGCTGCTCACGCCGGTGGCCGAGTACGAGGCCGAGGGGCTGGCGGCCGGCGGCGCCGGCGTCCGCAGACACTCCGTCTCCGAGATGACGTCGTGCCCCGAGGCGCAGGACTTCGCGGCCCTCGGCGCCGCCCTTGACCTCGGCTCCCAGGGCTCGTCCCTGGCGGCCGAGGCCGAGCGCTCCGGGGCCCAGACCCGCCCCGGGGGCCCGTGCCGGCAGCACCTTGAGCCCAGCCCGCCCTTCCGCCTGGCCCGGGCCGGAGGCTCGGCCCCGTCCTCCAGCCCCGAGAACCTCGTAGACCAGATCCTGGAATCCATGGATTCCGACTCGGAAGGGATCTTCATAAACTTTGACCGAGGACGCTCGAAGGCCGCGGGCTACGACATGGACGGGGGCAGACAGAGCGTTGTGTGA